A genome region from Flavobacterium sp. CFS9 includes the following:
- a CDS encoding DUF6531 domain-containing protein — MLLTDNHLTIVVGIDIHFTTLPPFNPFHPYIGIVIDPFDYIPFLGATVHVNGFKRGNSDTSGIIIPLMHIPLFTPPWLMTPIIGHESMNFFASKTVFSDGTRMSPKGHMLMTCNDIGIPLSMSLGKTKIGKKMLPFAPTLFAPTSFSLPIPTGKPVMVGGPYPPDWGGVLTGLLASIGFSTLMKKVRGLVKKINLKGSKGPDGLKDALRKCVNDPVNAINGAVIYEGSDFSIASPISLNWERSWYSDSPYVGWLGHGTHSVYDRAVELYPEDDALGLRMDDGRLVAFPMLLPEEEFYLREEKITLKRTQDGYEAYDHDSKLFYDFTLFDGKKYQLTKISNVSGLSVIFEFTANRLKKIIDAAGREIKVSTKGGFIQKLELVGPEQDELLVAYEYDQEGNISAIIDALQKPTTIEYENHLMVKKTDRNGQTFYWEYDNENRCIHTWGDGGWQEGWMEYHPEEGYNLITDSNYAVTTYYYEPSQLITQVKDPMGNSTFYDYTEFMELYREIDPEGRILGFNYDDRGNKTGTVYPDGTEEIMIYDEENRPSIAIDPEANKTVYLYKEDRPDQLKTIIAPDKTTTHFSYYNNGLLATVAKNNNKLELIYDDRYNLIEWRENSEKLKSWEYDHRGRVQAIYTPMQMADYFSYDALDRVRQIVEKDSNVIQFTYNNYDEVIGLKDNKNSIKFSYTPMGSLSTREQNGVKVRFDYDKMEQLQAIKNEDNEVYYFTRNKAGQIVKETAFDGMVKKYQRNLAGEVTRIDHGNGRFTEYEQDALGRITRVDYHDGSWETYSYNKNGLLTEAVNQNVSILLERDEMDRIVKETQKQQLDKAENAIVLTATYNKLGQRTHISTSLGAEISTYYDSKGQLERIEAQSSELKEQHQKWETTLKRDELGREIERFTTGGLHIKTSYNNSGKQKEQEVFANGKRTGSRFYNWDTNQQLRSTVNQMTSNITYFDYDDFGNLAKADYNGKEQLYKTPDAVGNLYKTPDRSDRKYGKGGKLLQDEKYHYKYDELGNLIHKSSRNINEELKFEEPTNWIDKLAGNKIEETRLQQEHEQWQDGDTMYNWLANGMLESITNPDGKKVHFEYDALGRRTAKIANEKINRYVWDGNVLIHEWKYDLKDRPKLIATEDDLVYDKPEPIENLITLVYEDRSFVPSAKIVGEEKFSIINDYIGRPVQAYNEKGKLVWETDYDIYGELHNLKGDRSFIPFRQLGQYEDAETGLYYNRFRYYSPETGGYISQDPIGLHGNNPNFYAYVEDSNSTFDLFALDVITIIRQDVNIGSGNHYRLIFTDSKGVQQMTHLTMGRNDIIEIKTGASKISLDDIDAADKKTIEVTRNLNDAISKSAQRFNGKKYKLNEFDCFRYIESIIGKANPNVSVKGSTNLERFKSLGCK, encoded by the coding sequence ATGCTATTAACCGATAACCATTTAACCATTGTAGTGGGGATTGACATCCATTTCACTACCCTACCCCCTTTTAACCCTTTCCATCCTTATATAGGTATTGTCATCGATCCATTCGATTATATTCCGTTTTTAGGTGCCACTGTACATGTAAACGGATTTAAACGTGGAAACTCAGACACCAGCGGTATCATAATACCTTTGATGCACATTCCGCTTTTTACACCGCCCTGGCTGATGACTCCTATCATTGGTCATGAAAGTATGAACTTTTTTGCTTCTAAAACAGTTTTCTCAGACGGTACCAGAATGAGCCCCAAAGGACACATGTTAATGACTTGTAATGATATTGGGATTCCCCTCTCGATGTCTTTAGGGAAAACCAAAATAGGCAAGAAAATGTTACCTTTTGCCCCAACTCTTTTTGCTCCAACCTCATTCTCCTTGCCTATCCCTACCGGGAAACCCGTGATGGTTGGCGGCCCCTATCCTCCTGATTGGGGAGGAGTCCTTACAGGCTTATTAGCAAGTATTGGTTTTAGTACCTTAATGAAAAAAGTGAGAGGACTTGTTAAAAAGATTAACCTTAAGGGATCAAAAGGTCCTGATGGCCTCAAAGATGCACTTCGAAAATGTGTTAATGACCCCGTAAACGCAATCAATGGAGCAGTAATTTATGAAGGAAGCGATTTTAGTATTGCCAGTCCAATTTCTTTAAACTGGGAACGCAGTTGGTATTCAGATTCTCCATATGTGGGTTGGCTTGGTCATGGAACCCATAGTGTGTATGACAGAGCAGTTGAATTATACCCCGAAGACGATGCCCTTGGACTTCGCATGGATGACGGACGTCTTGTGGCTTTTCCGATGCTACTGCCTGAGGAAGAATTTTACTTACGTGAAGAAAAAATAACTTTAAAAAGAACTCAGGATGGTTATGAGGCTTACGATCACGATAGCAAACTCTTTTATGATTTTACTCTGTTTGACGGAAAAAAATACCAGCTTACCAAAATTAGTAATGTTAGCGGACTTAGTGTCATTTTTGAATTTACAGCCAATCGTCTGAAAAAAATCATTGATGCTGCAGGCAGAGAGATCAAAGTGAGCACAAAAGGCGGATTCATTCAAAAGTTGGAACTTGTCGGACCGGAACAGGACGAACTTTTGGTAGCCTACGAGTACGATCAGGAAGGCAACATAAGTGCGATTATCGATGCACTTCAAAAACCAACAACCATTGAATATGAAAATCATTTAATGGTCAAAAAGACCGACCGTAACGGACAAACTTTTTATTGGGAATACGATAATGAAAACCGTTGTATCCATACCTGGGGAGATGGCGGCTGGCAGGAAGGCTGGATGGAATACCATCCTGAGGAAGGTTACAATCTGATAACAGACTCCAACTATGCCGTAACCACTTATTATTACGAGCCAAGTCAGCTGATTACGCAGGTTAAAGACCCTATGGGCAATAGCACCTTTTACGATTATACCGAGTTTATGGAACTTTATCGCGAGATTGATCCTGAAGGACGCATTCTTGGTTTTAATTATGATGACAGAGGGAACAAAACCGGCACCGTTTATCCGGATGGCACCGAAGAAATCATGATTTATGATGAGGAAAACCGCCCATCGATAGCCATAGATCCCGAAGCGAACAAAACCGTTTATCTGTACAAAGAAGACAGACCGGATCAGCTCAAAACCATTATTGCACCTGATAAAACCACTACTCATTTTAGTTACTATAATAATGGGCTACTGGCTACAGTGGCCAAAAACAACAACAAACTCGAATTGATTTATGATGATCGATACAATCTTATCGAATGGCGTGAGAATAGTGAAAAATTAAAATCGTGGGAGTACGACCATCGTGGACGCGTACAGGCGATTTACACCCCAATGCAAATGGCTGATTACTTTAGTTATGACGCATTGGACAGGGTAAGGCAAATTGTAGAGAAAGACAGCAATGTCATACAGTTTACCTACAACAATTATGATGAAGTAATAGGTTTAAAAGACAATAAAAACAGTATTAAGTTCAGTTATACCCCAATGGGAAGTCTTTCTACACGCGAGCAAAATGGCGTAAAAGTGCGTTTTGATTACGACAAGATGGAACAGCTGCAAGCCATCAAAAACGAAGACAACGAAGTCTACTATTTTACCCGAAACAAAGCCGGACAAATTGTAAAAGAAACTGCATTTGATGGTATGGTCAAAAAATACCAGCGGAATCTCGCAGGTGAAGTCACCAGAATCGATCATGGCAACGGCAGATTTACCGAATATGAGCAGGACGCTTTAGGACGTATCACCAGAGTCGACTACCACGATGGCAGCTGGGAAACCTATAGCTATAATAAAAATGGACTTTTAACGGAGGCCGTAAATCAAAATGTAAGCATTCTTTTAGAGCGAGACGAAATGGATCGTATCGTAAAAGAAACCCAAAAACAGCAGCTCGACAAAGCAGAAAATGCCATTGTACTTACCGCGACCTACAACAAACTGGGACAGCGTACCCATATAAGCACTAGTTTAGGAGCAGAGATCAGTACGTATTACGACTCAAAAGGACAACTTGAACGAATAGAAGCCCAAAGCAGCGAGCTCAAAGAACAGCATCAGAAGTGGGAAACCACCCTGAAACGCGACGAACTGGGAAGAGAAATAGAACGCTTTACCACTGGTGGACTCCACATTAAAACCAGTTACAACAACAGCGGAAAACAAAAAGAACAGGAAGTATTTGCCAATGGCAAACGCACCGGATCTCGTTTTTATAACTGGGATACCAACCAGCAGTTACGCAGCACAGTAAACCAAATGACCTCCAATATCACTTATTTTGATTATGATGATTTTGGTAATCTGGCAAAGGCAGATTATAATGGAAAAGAACAGCTGTACAAAACCCCGGATGCAGTAGGAAATCTTTACAAAACTCCCGATCGCAGCGATCGTAAATACGGTAAAGGCGGTAAACTGTTACAGGATGAGAAGTACCATTACAAATACGACGAACTGGGTAACCTGATACACAAAAGTTCCAGAAACATCAATGAGGAATTAAAATTCGAAGAACCAACCAACTGGATCGATAAACTGGCGGGTAACAAAATCGAAGAAACCAGATTACAGCAAGAACACGAGCAGTGGCAGGACGGAGATACCATGTATAACTGGCTGGCGAATGGTATGCTCGAGAGCATCACCAATCCTGATGGGAAGAAAGTACATTTTGAATACGATGCCCTGGGCCGACGCACCGCAAAGATTGCAAACGAAAAAATAAATCGCTATGTTTGGGATGGCAACGTTCTTATTCACGAATGGAAGTATGATTTAAAAGATCGACCTAAATTAATTGCTACTGAAGATGACTTGGTATACGACAAGCCAGAACCCATTGAGAATTTAATTACTTTGGTCTACGAAGACCGTTCTTTTGTACCAAGCGCTAAAATTGTTGGCGAGGAAAAGTTTTCTATTATTAATGATTATATCGGCAGACCTGTACAAGCTTATAATGAGAAGGGCAAGCTGGTTTGGGAAACCGATTATGATATTTATGGTGAATTACACAATCTAAAAGGTGATCGAAGTTTTATTCCTTTTAGACAGTTGGGACAGTACGAAGATGCTGAGACAGGATTATATTACAACAGGTTTAGATATTATAGTCCTGAAACTGGAGGATATATCAGTCAGGATCCGATTGGGTTACATGGAAATAACCCAAATTTTTATGCTTATGTAGAAGATAGTAATTCAACATTTGATCTTTTTGCGCTTGATGTAATTACAATTATAAGGCAGGATGTAAATATTGGCAGCGGAAATCATTATAGATTGATCTTTACTGATTCAAAAGGAGTTCAACAAATGACGCATTTGACAATGGGTAGAAATGATATAATCGAAATCAAAACTGGAGCGAGTAAAATATCTCTTGATGATATCGATGCAGCAGACAAAAAAACAATCGAAGTAACTCGTAATTTGAATGATGCGATATCAAAATCAGCGCAAAGATTTAATGGTAAAAAATATAAACTTAATGAATTTGATTGTTTTAGATATATTGAATCAATCATAGGGAAAGCAAACCCTAATGTTTCAGTAAAAGGAAGTACTAATTTGGAAAGGTTTAAGAGTTTAGGATGTAAATAA
- a CDS encoding leucine-rich repeat domain-containing protein codes for MKAFIKKIENQFDIKMIKSDEAIDFENTYTVDKDDNITALRLQEIPINSLDFLLPVSDNLEDLIVQDCEIKNIKDIGVFKQLKKLDLSINPLSNIEGIEGLINLQELNLSATDVDSDSKFENIQNLQNLRSLSLDYTKVKSIQGLEHAKKLRKLSLRNARIESFEDIEELENINHIDLSSCFDLDFNRLGLDRMKNLEKLNLSSCIIKSFQGLKEMTSLKQLLLHNASEIEKIECLEYLENLRVLDLSETEISKIEGLEGLSNLTMLNFATNKISEIEGIKNLKNLEYIDLRNNKFSVIKEDSFIGIEKECVVDIGFNNVTNCDIKTRKNVKIVYNHEGAGLNLDPLSFAFGDIENIEKYCGELKKEYLNRIKEFGLSSSLSISDFNKRIM; via the coding sequence ATGAAAGCATTTATAAAAAAAATAGAGAATCAGTTTGATATTAAAATGATCAAATCTGATGAAGCGATTGATTTCGAAAATACTTATACAGTTGATAAAGATGATAACATAACAGCGTTGCGTTTACAAGAAATCCCAATTAATAGCCTTGACTTTTTATTACCTGTATCTGATAATTTAGAAGACTTAATTGTACAAGATTGTGAAATCAAAAATATTAAAGATATAGGTGTTTTTAAACAGCTTAAAAAATTAGATTTAAGCATTAATCCCTTGTCAAATATTGAAGGTATTGAAGGTTTAATAAATCTACAGGAACTGAATTTATCCGCTACTGATGTGGATTCTGATTCTAAATTTGAAAACATTCAAAATCTTCAAAACTTAAGGTCTTTAAGCTTAGATTATACTAAAGTAAAATCTATTCAGGGATTAGAACATGCAAAAAAATTGAGGAAGTTAAGTCTGAGAAATGCAAGAATCGAAAGTTTTGAAGATATTGAAGAACTGGAAAATATTAACCACATAGATCTCTCCTCTTGTTTTGACTTGGATTTCAACAGATTAGGGTTGGATAGAATGAAAAATTTAGAAAAATTAAATCTGAGTTCTTGTATTATAAAGTCATTTCAAGGTCTAAAAGAAATGACCAGCTTGAAACAGCTTTTGCTGCATAACGCAAGCGAAATCGAAAAAATAGAGTGCTTAGAATATCTGGAAAATTTACGAGTATTGGATTTAAGCGAAACAGAGATTTCAAAAATAGAAGGATTAGAAGGATTAAGTAATCTCACCATGTTGAATTTTGCTACTAATAAAATATCAGAAATAGAGGGAATTAAAAATCTAAAAAATCTGGAATATATTGATTTACGCAATAATAAGTTTTCTGTTATCAAGGAAGATAGTTTTATTGGAATTGAGAAAGAATGTGTTGTAGATATTGGTTTCAACAATGTCACAAACTGTGATATAAAAACAAGAAAAAATGTAAAAATTGTTTATAATCATGAAGGTGCCGGGCTTAATTTAGACCCCCTATCCTTTGCTTTTGGTGACATAGAAAATATTGAAAAGTATTGTGGAGAGCTCAAAAAAGAGTATTTAAATCGTATTAAAGAATTTGGTCTTTCCAGTTCTCTTAGTATTAGCGATTTCAATAAAAGAATAATGTAA